The following proteins are co-located in the Paludibaculum fermentans genome:
- a CDS encoding glycoside hydrolase family protein yields MKRSLLLAALGLAACGRYSDFQLAPAGPVESGHYEWSPHTGAIYREQAIDTLNPSVLAWHGSLLNLYSVYDGKTWHTATATSSDGLTWTGTQRILSPDPKTWEGDYIAANGAAVLWRNQLLYLYQAGSPPRIGISRSDDAKTWRKDPSPVVDFGPRGAWDERATADPYLFISGDRLYLYYLGEDRARRQRLGVAASDDGTRWTKLRSSPVLELGEENAFDENGLGEPAVWQAHGSYWMLYTGRARNEVRRLGLARSTDGVQWRRTGLVIEGSEPWNSKVMCDPTVIVEPDRVRVWYGGGDVAHPAENVHGQLGYGELIWKP; encoded by the coding sequence ATGAAGCGCTCCCTCCTCCTGGCCGCCCTGGGTTTGGCCGCCTGCGGCCGCTACTCCGACTTCCAACTCGCTCCCGCCGGGCCTGTGGAATCAGGGCATTACGAGTGGTCTCCGCACACCGGCGCTATCTACCGCGAACAGGCCATCGATACACTCAACCCCAGTGTCCTCGCGTGGCACGGCTCGCTGCTCAATCTGTACTCGGTGTATGACGGCAAGACCTGGCACACTGCTACGGCCACGAGTTCCGATGGCCTGACCTGGACTGGCACCCAACGGATCCTGTCGCCCGACCCCAAGACCTGGGAAGGGGACTACATCGCGGCCAACGGAGCAGCCGTCCTCTGGCGCAACCAGTTGCTGTATCTCTACCAGGCCGGCTCGCCACCACGCATCGGCATATCGCGATCTGACGATGCGAAAACCTGGCGGAAGGACCCGTCGCCGGTCGTCGACTTCGGCCCGCGCGGCGCCTGGGATGAACGCGCGACGGCCGACCCGTACCTCTTTATATCCGGCGACCGCCTCTATCTGTACTATCTCGGCGAGGATCGTGCGCGCCGCCAGCGCCTCGGCGTTGCCGCGAGCGATGACGGAACCCGCTGGACGAAGCTGCGCTCCAGCCCGGTTCTGGAGCTGGGCGAAGAAAACGCCTTCGACGAAAACGGGCTCGGCGAGCCGGCCGTCTGGCAGGCGCACGGCAGCTACTGGATGCTCTACACGGGCCGCGCCCGGAACGAGGTGCGGCGGCTGGGGTTGGCCCGCTCGACCGACGGGGTGCAATGGAGGCGCACCGGCCTGGTCATCGAAGGCAGCGAGCCCTGGAACAGCAAGGTGATGTGCGACCCGACGGTAATTGTCGAGCCGGACCGTGTCCGGGTCTGGTACGGTGGCGGTGATGTGGCCCACCCGGCCGAGAATGTCCACGGCCAACTCGGCTACGGCGAACTAATCTGGAAGCCCTGA
- a CDS encoding PIG-L deacetylase family protein — protein MKKRILCLHAHPDDAELLAGGTLALLAARGHDVVIATMTAGDCGSVEYGPQEIARIRQVEAANAAAIIGAEYQWVGFSDLAIFSDDGSRRRVTAALRRLRPDIVLTASPRDYHCDHEATSVLVTDACFGASAPNYLTQAYDQSPALPAIPHLYYVDPAEGIDREGNTIAPQFLVNVGGVMEPKRKMVEAHESQRNWLRKQHGMDNFVETMETWCRSRGALAGIEFGEGFRQYGGHAYPRTPLLQELLADLVLPVRR, from the coding sequence ATGAAGAAGCGGATTCTTTGCCTCCATGCCCATCCGGATGATGCGGAGCTGCTGGCTGGGGGCACACTGGCGCTGCTGGCAGCGCGCGGCCACGATGTGGTGATTGCGACGATGACGGCAGGCGATTGCGGATCAGTGGAGTACGGTCCGCAGGAGATCGCCCGCATCCGGCAGGTGGAGGCCGCCAACGCGGCGGCGATCATCGGCGCCGAGTATCAGTGGGTGGGCTTCAGCGACCTGGCGATCTTTTCCGACGATGGGTCGCGGCGGCGGGTGACGGCCGCCTTGCGGCGCCTGCGTCCCGACATTGTCCTGACCGCCTCGCCCCGCGACTACCACTGCGACCACGAGGCCACTTCGGTCCTGGTGACCGATGCCTGTTTCGGCGCATCCGCCCCGAATTACCTGACGCAGGCCTACGACCAGTCCCCGGCCCTGCCGGCGATTCCGCACCTTTATTATGTCGATCCCGCGGAAGGGATCGACCGCGAGGGCAACACGATCGCCCCTCAATTCCTGGTGAATGTGGGCGGTGTGATGGAGCCCAAGCGGAAGATGGTGGAGGCGCACGAGAGCCAGCGCAACTGGCTGCGCAAGCAGCACGGCATGGACAATTTCGTGGAGACGATGGAGACCTGGTGCCGGTCGCGCGGAGCGTTGGCGGGCATCGAGTTTGGAGAAGGCTTCCGCCAATATGGCGGACACGCTTACCCGCGGACTCCCTTGCTGCAGGAACTGCTAGCCGACCTGGTGCTGCCCGTGCGCCGGTAG
- the rpiA gene encoding ribose 5-phosphate isomerase A, producing the protein MQRESQLLKQFHWSAEIANYEAKRRTAERIAKEVKDGQVIGAGSGSTSFVALTTLAERAQREGFRFSAIPTSHEVAMACVALGIPTLRPMDAVPDWYFDGADEADPAGNLIKGRGGAMYQEKLILRSSPKTFILVDRSKLVERLGTRFPVPVEVHPMSVRLVEAELLSLGATEIRIRTGSGKDGPVITENGNMIFDVRFASIGAGLEKDIKSITGVLESGLFWGYGVEIVTPDS; encoded by the coding sequence ATGCAGCGCGAAAGCCAATTGCTGAAGCAGTTCCACTGGTCGGCGGAGATCGCCAACTACGAAGCCAAACGCCGTACGGCGGAACGCATCGCCAAGGAAGTGAAGGACGGCCAGGTGATCGGCGCCGGCAGCGGCTCTACGAGCTTTGTCGCGCTCACGACGCTAGCGGAGCGGGCTCAGCGGGAAGGGTTCCGCTTCAGCGCGATCCCAACCTCGCATGAAGTCGCGATGGCGTGCGTGGCGCTGGGCATTCCGACCCTGCGCCCCATGGATGCCGTGCCCGACTGGTATTTCGACGGCGCGGACGAAGCGGACCCGGCCGGCAATCTGATCAAGGGCCGAGGCGGCGCCATGTATCAGGAGAAGCTGATCCTGCGCAGCAGCCCGAAGACGTTCATCCTGGTCGACCGCTCCAAGCTGGTGGAGCGCCTGGGCACCCGCTTCCCCGTCCCCGTGGAAGTGCACCCGATGTCTGTCCGCCTGGTGGAAGCGGAGCTCCTGAGCCTGGGCGCGACCGAGATCCGCATCCGGACCGGTTCGGGCAAGGACGGACCGGTGATCACCGAGAACGGCAACATGATCTTCGACGTGCGCTTCGCGTCCATTGGCGCGGGCCTGGAGAAGGACATCAAGTCGATCACCGGCGTGCTGGAATCGGGCCTCTTCTGGGGCTATGGTGTCGAGATCGTCACACCCGACAGCTAG
- a CDS encoding SAM-dependent methyltransferase, which yields MIRRLPLVLSVFMLAVSAQEATPKPTGEKLAPYYPTPDSVVERMLKFGGLKRGEKIFDLGSGDGRVVIMAAQQFKAEATGIELDQDLYKQSTDRIKSLGLEKHAHIINGDITQQDFSSANLLTVYLLPNSNEKIRPMLEKQLKKGTRIVAHDFMFKGWTADKEEHIPDDGEGRSHTLYLYIR from the coding sequence ATGATCCGCCGACTCCCCCTTGTTCTTTCCGTATTCATGCTGGCAGTTTCGGCCCAGGAAGCCACGCCGAAGCCGACGGGCGAGAAGCTGGCGCCGTATTACCCCACGCCGGATAGCGTGGTGGAACGGATGCTGAAGTTCGGTGGCCTGAAACGCGGGGAGAAGATCTTCGACCTCGGCTCTGGCGACGGACGCGTGGTGATCATGGCGGCTCAGCAGTTTAAGGCGGAAGCCACGGGCATCGAGCTCGACCAGGATCTCTACAAGCAGTCGACGGACCGCATCAAGTCCCTGGGCCTGGAAAAGCACGCGCACATCATCAACGGCGACATCACCCAGCAGGACTTTTCCAGCGCTAACCTCCTCACCGTCTATCTGTTGCCGAATTCCAACGAGAAGATCCGGCCGATGCTGGAGAAACAGCTCAAGAAGGGCACACGGATCGTCGCGCACGACTTCATGTTCAAAGGCTGGACGGCCGACAAGGAAGAGCACATCCCCGATGACGGTGAAGGCCGCAGCCACACGTTGTATCTCTACATTCGCTAG
- a CDS encoding outer membrane beta-barrel protein — protein MSRIRTNLPSLLLSLPLLLPAQQAAPKPETPEAAQAATPSNGTAPSAAAAPASAPSPADDTKRVELNLLGKVNSAAGESRRNENVQFNLVDNNALKELNLRLGVVATIVQDFRVDRGYFGSEFGNAPTAVLHVAPARWNGFHGSLYYTHQNSVFSARSFFQVGGVKPARENDYGFRFQVRPWRGGFLQFDGSQDRMRGNVNGNVLVPKPDERTPLATDPAVRALVARFLSAYPTELPNRTDVNARALNTNSPQVINNNNGGIRLDQTLNTRDRLVALYQFTSQHVEAFELVAGQNPNTDTKSHRSRLTWNRTWSPTMVTELSAGFDRIGSLLVPEKNAVGVMVSISGLETLGPQGSIPIDRGNNMFRYAGALRRTDGQHQWYAGFGILRRQFNGVESDAHRGVFSFANDFGRDAITNLRLGIPTQYIVSIGEVNRGFRNWDLQFYAGDNWKVSKTLSLNYGLRYTPAPAPHEVFHRNPVPYSCDCNNFAPEFGFAWKAPGRLGIVRSAYALQYGEIYPVTFQQTRFSPPGSEKIVVPSPNLLDPLGGVTSVGGRPDALGNLYLLAPDLRTPYSHQYNFSWEPELNSNWKLQFGYVGSRSHKLLIMWYLNRGQVVPGIPQTSSTLNQRRADPTHAEIRYVTNGSRGYYDAFRASLFAPRWHGLSMDMQYWFSKAMDLGAAYSNTAYDNDSRISRSQNEHETHADMRGRSSFDQPHAFLWRGSYALPGWNQKPLLKNTLAGWNLAGVVLIKQGTPFTVITADGPGFGNVDGNGNDRPNLVDPSILGRTVGNPDDSRALLPKSAFSFIKPTDPSGNLGRNTFRKGVIHNVNASLWRSWVVTGEKRLTLRAESVNLFNTPQFADPGLDVTNANFAQITNTLNDGRTFRFQLQFGW, from the coding sequence TTGTCACGAATCAGAACCAATCTCCCCAGCCTCCTGCTATCCTTACCCCTTCTGTTGCCGGCGCAACAGGCGGCGCCGAAGCCGGAGACACCGGAAGCGGCACAGGCCGCGACGCCCTCCAATGGGACCGCTCCGTCCGCAGCAGCCGCGCCCGCCTCCGCGCCATCACCGGCCGACGACACCAAGCGTGTCGAGCTCAACCTGCTGGGCAAAGTGAACAGCGCCGCCGGTGAGAGCCGCCGCAACGAGAACGTCCAGTTCAACCTCGTCGACAACAACGCCCTGAAGGAGCTGAATCTGCGGCTCGGCGTGGTCGCCACCATCGTCCAGGACTTCCGGGTCGATCGCGGCTACTTCGGCTCGGAGTTCGGCAATGCGCCGACGGCTGTCCTGCACGTCGCGCCCGCACGCTGGAACGGCTTCCACGGCAGCCTCTACTACACGCATCAGAACTCCGTCTTCAGCGCCCGCTCGTTCTTCCAGGTGGGCGGAGTGAAGCCGGCCCGCGAAAACGACTACGGCTTCCGCTTTCAGGTGCGGCCCTGGCGCGGCGGGTTTCTGCAGTTCGACGGCAGCCAGGACCGCATGCGCGGCAATGTGAACGGCAACGTGCTGGTGCCCAAGCCGGATGAACGCACTCCGCTGGCGACCGATCCGGCGGTGCGCGCCCTGGTGGCCCGCTTCCTCAGCGCCTACCCCACGGAACTGCCGAATCGCACCGACGTGAATGCCCGGGCGCTCAACACGAATTCGCCGCAGGTGATCAACAACAACAACGGCGGCATCCGGCTGGACCAGACCCTGAATACACGCGACCGCCTGGTGGCCCTTTACCAGTTCACTTCGCAGCATGTAGAGGCGTTTGAACTCGTGGCCGGCCAGAACCCCAATACGGACACGAAGTCGCACCGCTCGCGGCTCACCTGGAATCGCACGTGGAGCCCCACGATGGTGACGGAACTCTCCGCCGGCTTCGACCGCATCGGCTCGCTGCTGGTACCCGAGAAGAATGCCGTCGGCGTGATGGTCTCCATCTCCGGTCTTGAGACCCTGGGTCCGCAGGGCTCCATCCCCATCGATCGCGGGAACAACATGTTCCGCTACGCCGGCGCTCTCAGGCGTACCGACGGACAGCATCAGTGGTACGCGGGCTTCGGAATTCTGCGGCGCCAGTTCAATGGCGTCGAATCCGATGCGCACCGCGGGGTCTTCTCCTTCGCGAACGATTTCGGACGCGACGCCATTACGAACCTGCGGCTGGGCATTCCCACGCAGTACATCGTGTCGATCGGCGAAGTGAACCGCGGCTTCCGCAACTGGGATCTGCAGTTCTACGCCGGCGACAACTGGAAGGTCTCGAAGACGCTCTCGCTCAACTACGGCCTGCGGTACACGCCCGCCCCGGCTCCGCATGAAGTGTTCCATCGCAACCCGGTGCCCTACTCCTGCGACTGCAACAATTTCGCGCCGGAGTTCGGGTTTGCCTGGAAGGCTCCGGGCCGCCTGGGCATCGTGCGCAGTGCCTACGCGCTGCAGTACGGCGAGATCTATCCTGTGACGTTTCAGCAGACGCGATTCAGCCCTCCGGGCAGCGAGAAGATCGTGGTGCCCTCGCCTAATCTGCTCGACCCGTTGGGCGGAGTGACTTCCGTGGGTGGCCGGCCCGATGCGCTGGGCAACCTCTACCTGCTGGCGCCGGACCTGCGGACCCCTTACTCGCATCAGTACAACTTCTCGTGGGAGCCGGAGCTGAACAGCAACTGGAAGCTGCAGTTCGGCTATGTCGGCAGCCGTTCGCACAAGCTGCTGATCATGTGGTACCTGAACCGCGGGCAAGTTGTGCCGGGCATCCCGCAGACCTCATCGACGCTGAACCAGCGCCGAGCGGATCCAACGCATGCCGAGATCCGCTACGTCACAAACGGTTCGCGCGGCTACTACGATGCCTTCCGCGCTTCGCTCTTTGCGCCGCGTTGGCACGGCCTTTCGATGGACATGCAGTACTGGTTCAGCAAGGCGATGGACCTGGGCGCGGCCTATTCGAATACAGCGTACGACAACGACTCGCGCATCTCCCGCAGCCAGAACGAACACGAGACCCACGCCGATATGCGCGGCCGGAGCTCGTTCGACCAGCCGCACGCTTTCCTGTGGCGCGGCTCCTACGCCTTGCCGGGCTGGAATCAGAAGCCCCTGCTGAAGAACACCCTCGCCGGCTGGAATCTCGCGGGCGTGGTGCTGATCAAGCAGGGCACGCCGTTCACGGTAATCACGGCCGACGGTCCGGGCTTCGGGAATGTCGATGGCAACGGCAACGACCGGCCGAACCTGGTCGACCCCAGCATCCTGGGCCGCACGGTGGGCAACCCGGACGACTCGCGCGCGCTGCTGCCGAAATCGGCTTTCTCGTTCATCAAGCCGACCGACCCCAGCGGCAACCTGGGCCGCAATACCTTCCGCAAGGGCGTCATTCACAACGTGAATGCCAGCCTCTGGCGTTCGTGGGTGGTGACCGGCGAAAAGCGCCTCACGCTGCGCGCGGAATCAGTGAATCTGTTCAATACGCCACAGTTCGCCGATCCCGGCTTGGACGTCACGAATGCGAACTTCGCGCAGATCACCAACACGTTGAACGACGGCCGCACTTTCCGGTTCCAGTTGCAGTTCGGCTGGTAG
- a CDS encoding CRTAC1 family protein: MLRSAWVLPAFLSLAAAQAPPVQFRNAAESAGLKFVLENAASPEKRMIETMAGGLAAFDYNNDGRTDIFFTNGAAYPSNRKADPKYFNRMFRNDGNLKFTDVTAETGLAGEGYGMGASAADYDNDGFVDLFVANVGNSRLYRNLGNGKFKDVTQESGIVDNEWAVAAAWFDYDNDGKLDLWVTHYAKWPPATDRFCGDSQKNIRVYCHPKYFQGLPNRLFHNLGNGKFEDVTKSAGLLVSPGRGMGVAVGDYDADGRMDVFVTNDNEPNSLFHNLGNGKFEEVALIAGVAMMDSGKPVASMGADFRDYDNDGWPDIVVVDLYNETFPLFRNTGKGGFRDATYASGLARLSSKFSGWGPGLADFNLDGWKDLFVSSAHVNDIVEQFEHTEYRQPNRILLNEKGIFRDVSSTAGSDFQVARAHRGLAFADFNQDGLLDAVVSSLNDPAELWINSTITDGEWLIVQLEGVRSNRDGIGARLQWGNQYNVMTTAMGYSSSAHFGVHFGAPKGQAPAALEILWPSGKRQAVATPKAGQVIKVKEEQ; this comes from the coding sequence ATGCTACGTTCCGCTTGGGTGCTGCCGGCCTTTCTGTCGCTGGCGGCGGCTCAGGCCCCGCCCGTCCAATTCCGCAATGCGGCTGAATCCGCGGGGCTCAAGTTCGTCCTGGAGAACGCGGCTTCGCCCGAGAAGCGGATGATCGAAACCATGGCCGGCGGACTGGCCGCTTTCGACTACAACAACGACGGGCGCACGGACATCTTCTTCACCAACGGCGCGGCATACCCTTCCAACCGCAAAGCCGACCCCAAATACTTCAACCGGATGTTCCGGAACGACGGCAACTTGAAATTTACGGATGTAACCGCGGAAACAGGTCTCGCGGGCGAAGGTTATGGGATGGGCGCCTCGGCCGCCGACTACGACAACGACGGCTTCGTCGATCTGTTCGTCGCCAACGTGGGCAACAGCCGGCTGTACCGCAACCTCGGCAACGGCAAGTTCAAGGACGTCACCCAGGAGTCGGGCATTGTCGACAACGAGTGGGCCGTGGCCGCCGCCTGGTTCGACTACGACAACGACGGGAAGTTGGATCTGTGGGTCACCCACTACGCCAAATGGCCCCCGGCCACCGACAGGTTCTGTGGCGATTCCCAGAAGAACATCCGTGTCTACTGTCATCCGAAGTACTTTCAGGGACTGCCCAACCGGTTGTTCCACAACCTGGGCAACGGCAAGTTCGAGGACGTGACGAAAAGCGCCGGGCTGCTGGTGTCCCCTGGGCGCGGCATGGGTGTAGCCGTGGGTGACTATGACGCCGACGGGCGCATGGATGTCTTCGTGACCAACGACAACGAACCCAATTCGCTGTTCCACAACCTGGGCAACGGCAAATTCGAAGAGGTCGCGCTGATCGCCGGGGTCGCCATGATGGACAGCGGCAAGCCCGTGGCCAGCATGGGCGCCGACTTTCGCGACTACGACAACGACGGCTGGCCCGACATTGTCGTGGTGGATCTGTACAACGAAACGTTCCCCCTGTTCCGCAACACCGGCAAGGGCGGCTTCCGCGATGCGACCTATGCCAGCGGCCTGGCCCGGCTGAGTTCTAAGTTCAGCGGCTGGGGTCCTGGCTTGGCGGACTTCAACCTGGACGGCTGGAAGGACCTGTTCGTCTCCAGCGCACACGTCAACGACATCGTGGAGCAGTTTGAACACACGGAATACAGGCAGCCCAACCGCATCCTTCTCAATGAGAAAGGCATCTTCCGCGATGTTTCCTCGACGGCCGGAAGCGATTTCCAGGTGGCCCGCGCACATCGCGGCCTGGCGTTCGCCGACTTCAACCAGGACGGACTGCTGGACGCCGTGGTCTCTTCGCTGAACGATCCGGCCGAACTCTGGATCAACTCCACCATCACCGATGGCGAATGGCTGATCGTCCAACTGGAGGGCGTCAGATCGAATCGCGACGGCATCGGGGCACGCCTGCAGTGGGGCAACCAGTACAACGTCATGACCACGGCCATGGGGTACTCATCCTCCGCGCACTTTGGCGTGCATTTCGGAGCGCCCAAAGGCCAGGCTCCGGCGGCGCTGGAGATCCTATGGCCGTCAGGCAAGCGTCAGGCTGTGGCCACTCCGAAAGCCGGGCAAGTGATCAAGGTTAAGGAAGAACAGTAA
- a CDS encoding FecR family protein, with translation MFARSGLSFGKVITALLLATLSLPVLRAQSLFQTDTAAKAITVQGNVSLVRDTELWAVSMGDSIQARQVIVTGPDGYAAFRVSDGSTFEVFPNSRVTFRANPGNWRDMVDVWLGRIRVHIQKLGGQPNPNRVHTPTAVISVRGTIFDIVVEDDDETTRVAVEEGLVAVEHRLMPRDGDPRLVGAGEELVVYRNAPLAAEKRLDRGRMMQYVADAIYQILMRTPRLGGSGTGGGTTPPPTSGGGVPGDTGATPPPPPPPPPPPPPGD, from the coding sequence ATGTTCGCTCGTAGTGGGTTGAGCTTCGGCAAGGTCATCACAGCGTTACTGCTGGCAACCCTTTCTCTGCCTGTTCTCAGGGCACAATCCCTCTTCCAGACTGACACCGCCGCCAAGGCCATTACCGTACAGGGGAATGTGTCGCTGGTGCGGGATACGGAACTCTGGGCGGTCAGCATGGGCGATTCGATCCAGGCGCGACAGGTGATTGTGACCGGCCCCGACGGGTATGCGGCATTCCGTGTGTCGGACGGCAGTACGTTCGAAGTTTTCCCCAATTCCCGGGTGACGTTCCGGGCGAATCCGGGCAACTGGCGCGACATGGTGGACGTTTGGCTGGGCCGCATCCGGGTTCACATCCAGAAACTGGGCGGGCAGCCGAATCCGAACCGGGTCCACACGCCCACGGCAGTCATTTCAGTACGCGGCACGATTTTCGACATTGTTGTAGAAGACGACGACGAGACCACGCGGGTTGCCGTGGAAGAAGGCCTTGTGGCCGTGGAGCACCGGCTGATGCCGCGCGATGGGGATCCCCGCCTGGTGGGCGCCGGCGAGGAACTGGTGGTCTACCGCAACGCTCCGCTAGCCGCGGAGAAGCGCCTCGACCGCGGCCGCATGATGCAGTATGTGGCTGACGCCATTTATCAGATTCTAATGCGCACGCCCCGCCTGGGTGGCAGCGGCACTGGTGGCGGAACCACTCCGCCCCCGACCTCCGGTGGTGGTGTTCCTGGCGATACAGGCGCGACTCCGCCTCCTCCTCCTCCGCCGCCCCCTCCTCCGCCTCCGGGCGATTAG
- the bshA gene encoding N-acetyl-alpha-D-glucosaminyl L-malate synthase BshA, protein MRIGITCYPTYGGSGIVATELGLELAVRGHEVHFITYANPIRLDPGTPRIHYHEVEVSTYPLFQYPPYDLALASRMTEIAEWQNLDLLHVHYAIPHSASAYLARAMSQPTRRLPYITTLHGTDITLVGTDRSYFPITKFSIEQSDGVTSISDHLKQQTLDVFGVKNEVRVIHNFVNCDLYRMAKTPHEGRPRLLHISNFREVKRITDCVRVLKLVREHVDCELWMAGDGPDRGAAERLAFELGIHEHVEFLGKQDHIERLIPQCDMMLLPSRMESFGLAALEGMACGVIPVATRVGGVPEVITHGVDGFLEEVADVAAQAQRVVEVLSNPELRNRMKWAARDTAESRFCTSHIIPRYEAFYQEVLAR, encoded by the coding sequence ATGAGGATTGGAATCACCTGCTATCCCACCTACGGCGGGTCGGGCATCGTCGCCACGGAGTTGGGCTTGGAACTGGCCGTCCGGGGGCATGAGGTCCACTTCATCACCTACGCGAATCCCATCCGGCTGGACCCGGGCACGCCGCGCATCCACTACCACGAGGTGGAAGTCTCCACCTACCCGCTCTTCCAGTACCCGCCCTATGACTTGGCGCTGGCTTCGCGGATGACGGAGATTGCCGAGTGGCAGAATCTCGATCTGTTGCACGTTCATTACGCCATTCCGCACTCAGCGTCCGCCTACCTGGCGCGAGCCATGTCGCAGCCGACGCGCCGCCTGCCCTACATCACCACGCTGCACGGCACCGACATCACGCTGGTGGGGACCGACCGTTCGTACTTCCCCATCACGAAGTTCTCCATCGAGCAGTCCGACGGCGTGACCTCCATCAGTGACCACCTGAAGCAGCAGACGCTCGATGTGTTCGGCGTGAAGAACGAGGTCCGGGTCATCCACAACTTCGTGAACTGCGACCTCTACCGCATGGCGAAGACGCCGCACGAAGGCCGGCCGCGGCTGCTGCATATCTCGAATTTCCGCGAAGTGAAGCGCATCACGGATTGCGTGCGGGTCCTGAAACTGGTCCGTGAGCACGTGGATTGCGAACTCTGGATGGCCGGCGACGGGCCTGACCGGGGAGCCGCCGAGCGCCTCGCCTTCGAGCTGGGCATCCACGAGCACGTCGAGTTCCTGGGGAAGCAGGATCACATCGAGCGGCTGATCCCGCAGTGCGACATGATGCTGCTGCCCAGCCGCATGGAGTCGTTCGGACTGGCCGCACTGGAAGGCATGGCATGCGGCGTGATTCCGGTGGCTACGCGGGTCGGCGGCGTGCCGGAGGTGATCACGCACGGGGTGGACGGCTTCCTGGAAGAGGTGGCCGACGTCGCCGCGCAGGCCCAGCGTGTGGTGGAAGTGCTGTCCAATCCGGAGCTGCGCAATCGCATGAAATGGGCCGCGCGCGATACCGCCGAATCGCGCTTCTGCACCTCGCATATCATTCCGAGGTACGAGGCGTTCTACCAGGAAGTGCTGGCCCGCTAG
- a CDS encoding sensor histidine kinase, whose product MVSDQIVLPYLWRRYLSFLRALVGAACLWVVLASTAVATGTWVIFVVVLTIYSLVSIFWRWPERIDRLDIFNLILDVVTFLLCVALSDANSLWLASVAALYLFLAMATLQDWRDVLLTTVLSLAFVISAQPPNADTLEPLLLILGMFGCVVALQKQSLIDRLSNTSRQAVLYRKEAQQAREAERERIAADFHDGPLQSFISIQMRLEIVRKMLERNFDAGMAELKELREICGQQVTEVRTFVRSMRPVEVDGAGLAAALRSTVGFFQKDSGIPATFKVNPGAMHDDIDSSTEVVQIVREALNNVRKHSGASRVAVGLARAENTLLIDVEDDGTGFPFAGTFSLDELELLRIGPLSIQRRVRGLAGDLALSSRPGRGSELKIRLPI is encoded by the coding sequence GTGGTTTCCGATCAGATTGTCCTGCCGTACCTCTGGCGCCGCTACCTGAGCTTTCTGCGCGCGCTGGTGGGGGCGGCCTGCCTGTGGGTCGTACTGGCCTCGACAGCCGTCGCGACCGGCACCTGGGTCATCTTCGTCGTCGTTCTCACCATCTACAGCCTGGTGTCGATCTTCTGGCGCTGGCCTGAACGCATTGACAGGCTGGACATTTTCAACCTGATCCTGGATGTCGTGACGTTCCTGTTGTGTGTCGCCCTGAGCGATGCCAACAGTCTGTGGCTCGCCTCTGTCGCCGCTCTCTACCTGTTCCTGGCCATGGCCACCTTGCAGGATTGGCGCGACGTCCTGCTCACCACGGTCCTGTCCCTGGCCTTCGTCATCAGCGCCCAGCCGCCCAACGCCGACACGCTCGAGCCTTTGCTGTTGATTCTAGGCATGTTTGGCTGCGTCGTCGCGCTACAGAAACAGAGCCTGATCGACCGCCTTTCGAACACGTCGCGCCAGGCGGTGCTCTATCGTAAAGAGGCCCAGCAGGCGCGGGAAGCCGAACGCGAGCGCATCGCAGCCGACTTCCACGACGGCCCGCTGCAGAGCTTCATCAGCATCCAGATGCGGCTGGAGATCGTCCGCAAAATGCTGGAGCGCAACTTCGACGCCGGCATGGCGGAGCTGAAGGAACTGCGCGAGATCTGCGGCCAGCAGGTGACCGAAGTCCGTACTTTTGTACGCAGTATGCGGCCCGTCGAAGTCGATGGAGCCGGACTCGCCGCCGCCCTCCGTTCCACCGTTGGGTTCTTCCAGAAAGACTCCGGGATCCCGGCCACCTTCAAGGTGAATCCCGGCGCCATGCACGACGACATTGACAGCTCCACCGAGGTCGTCCAGATTGTGCGGGAGGCGTTGAACAACGTGCGCAAGCACTCCGGCGCTTCGCGCGTGGCCGTCGGCCTGGCCCGTGCCGAGAACACCCTGCTGATCGATGTCGAGGACGACGGCACCGGCTTCCCGTTTGCCGGCACGTTCTCTCTGGACGAGCTGGAACTCCTTCGAATCGGACCACTTAGCATCCAGCGCCGGGTCCGCGGACTGGCGGGCGACCTGGCTCTCTCTTCGCGCCCGGGCCGTGGTTCCGAACTCAAGATCCGCCTGCCGATATGA